Proteins found in one Erythrobacter sp. 3-20A1M genomic segment:
- a CDS encoding glutamate synthase subunit beta yields the protein MGKETGFLELDRQERTSIPPEERLKTYKEFTVPFDDDTLRGQASRCMNCGIPYCHNGCPVNNIIPDWNHLVYEDDWKNALTVLHSTNNFPEFTGRICPAPCEAACTLNIVDQPVAIKAIECAIVDRGWEEGWIRPQLPKTQTGKSVAVIGSGPAGLACAQQLARAGHAVTVFEKNDRVGGLLRYGIPDFKMEKHLINRRAVQMEAEGVVFKTSAEVGVDVSFSALRENFDAIVMAGGAEEARRLDIPGAELPGVRLAMEFLTQQNKRNAGDDEVRAAPRGSLTATGKHVIVIGGGDTGSDCVGTSNRQGAKSVTQLEIMPKPPEKEDKATTWPHWPLKLRTSSSHEEGADRDWAVLTKRVVAENGTVTGLECVRVEWKDREMQEVEGSEFTLRADLILLAMGFTGPKKRGLLDRAGVALSERGNVHADEKGYAASEPGIFACGDMRRGQSLVVWAIREGRQCAAAVDEALMGHTDLPR from the coding sequence ATGGGCAAGGAAACCGGATTTCTCGAACTCGACCGGCAGGAGCGCACGTCGATCCCGCCCGAAGAGCGGCTGAAGACCTACAAGGAATTCACCGTCCCGTTCGACGACGACACGCTGCGCGGGCAGGCCAGCCGCTGCATGAATTGCGGCATCCCCTATTGTCACAACGGCTGCCCGGTGAACAACATCATCCCGGACTGGAACCACCTGGTGTACGAGGACGATTGGAAGAACGCGCTGACGGTCCTCCATTCGACCAACAATTTCCCCGAATTCACCGGTCGCATCTGCCCCGCCCCGTGCGAGGCGGCGTGCACGCTCAACATCGTGGACCAGCCGGTGGCGATCAAGGCGATCGAATGCGCCATCGTCGATCGCGGGTGGGAAGAAGGCTGGATCCGCCCGCAGCTGCCGAAAACGCAGACCGGCAAGTCGGTCGCGGTGATCGGCAGCGGCCCTGCCGGCCTCGCCTGCGCGCAGCAGCTCGCGCGCGCCGGCCACGCGGTGACCGTGTTCGAGAAGAACGACCGCGTCGGCGGGCTGCTGCGCTACGGCATTCCCGACTTCAAGATGGAAAAGCACCTGATCAACCGGCGCGCGGTCCAGATGGAAGCCGAAGGGGTGGTGTTCAAGACGAGCGCCGAGGTCGGCGTCGACGTCAGCTTTTCTGCCCTGCGCGAGAATTTCGACGCCATCGTGATGGCGGGCGGCGCGGAGGAAGCGCGCAGGCTCGACATTCCCGGCGCGGAACTGCCCGGCGTGCGGCTGGCGATGGAATTCCTGACTCAGCAGAACAAGCGCAATGCGGGCGACGACGAGGTTCGCGCCGCCCCGCGCGGCAGCCTGACCGCGACCGGCAAGCACGTGATCGTGATCGGCGGCGGCGACACCGGCTCCGACTGCGTTGGCACCAGCAACCGGCAGGGCGCGAAGAGCGTCACCCAGCTGGAGATCATGCCCAAGCCGCCGGAGAAGGAAGACAAGGCCACCACCTGGCCCCATTGGCCGCTGAAGCTGCGCACCTCCAGCAGCCACGAGGAAGGGGCCGACCGCGACTGGGCGGTCCTGACCAAGCGGGTGGTCGCCGAGAACGGCACGGTTACCGGCCTCGAATGCGTGCGGGTCGAGTGGAAGGACCGCGAGATGCAGGAGGTCGAAGGCAGCGAATTCACCCTGCGCGCCGACCTCATCCTGCTCGCCATGGGTTTCACCGGGCCGAAGAAGCGCGGTCTGCTCGACCGGGCGGGCGTCGCGCTGAGCGAACGCGGCAATGTCCACGCGGACGAGAAAGGCTACGCCGCCAGCGAGCCCGGCATCTTCGCCTGCGGCGACATGCGCCGCGGGCAATCGCTGGTCGTCTGGGCGATCCGCGAAGGCCGCCAGTGCGCCGCCGCCGTGGACGAGGCGCTAATGGGGCACACCGACCTGCCGCGGTAG